DNA from Corynebacterium aurimucosum ATCC 700975:
CAGGATACGAAACTCGGACTCCTCGCGCAGCGTACCGGGCTCCAGTAGCGGCAGGGTGTACTCCTTGAGCTCGAACTTGGTGAGCTCTGAATGCGCCCATGCGGCAGTGCCCAGACCAGCGGCGGCGAGTCCGCCAAGGACAGGGTAAATCTTCACCCTCACCACACTACCTGGGCCGGCAGGCGTAGATTGAAGGGCATGAGTGAGTTGAAAGAAACTATCCGTGCTGACCTCAAGACCTCGATGAAGGCTAAGGACAAGGCCCGTACGAGCGCCATCCGTTCTCTGCTGTCTGCCATCCAGGCGGAGGAAACGACTGGTTCTCGCCATGAGATTACCGATGAGGACATCCTCAAGGTCATCGCCCGCGAGATTAAAAAGCGCCGCGAATCCGCAGAGGTCTATGCAGAAAATGGCCGCCCGGAGCTGGCGGAGGAAGAGCTTGCTGACGTCCCCTTCTTCGAGGCTTACCAACCAGAGCAGCTTGACGACGACTCCCTGAACACCCTCGTCGCTGAATCTATCGCCGAGGTTGAGAAGGATTCCGGCGAGCCGGTGACCATCAAGCAGATGGGCAACGTCATGAAGGTGGCCACCGCTAAGGCCGCTGGCCGCGCCGACGGCAAGCGCCTGTCTACCGCAGTGAAGGCCGCCCTCAACTAACGTGCTAGCGCAGGAGCGCAAGCACCCTACGCTTTAACTCCTCCGCACGCTCTAGTCCGTTCTACGTTTTAGCTCGATACTCACGCTTTAGCTCGATTTTCCACGCTCTAGCGCTCGGCGCTAGAGCCCGAAGAAGCTCCGCACGTCATTCGTGAAGCGGTCGACGTCTTCTTGGCTGAATAACGGCTCAGACTGCGAGGGCTGGCCGCCACCAGTGCCGGCGCCGTCACCGCTTGGGGCAGGGGGTGCGCCGTAGGTGGAGTCCCAAGCTGCTTGGTCCGAGTTCGCGGAAGAGGAGTCGCTTGCGGAGCCGTCGGAAAGCTGGAGCGTGACCTCCGAACCCTTCTTTGCGCCGGATGCGCCGGTGATGACGCGAACCACCTTGCCGTAGCCCACACCGGGGGCGGGAACCTCGGTGGTTTTCACTACGAAGCCGGCCTTCTCCAGAGCGGACCGGGCTTGGCTTTCGGGCTTGCCCTTCAGGCCGTCGATAAGCGGCGATACCGTACCGGAGTCGTAGGCGCGGTCATAGTCCGGCACCGTGCCCTTCTGGGCCGCGGGAACGCGCGCAGCCATGGTGTAGAAGGTTGCCGCCGGCTCCTTGCCGCCGAAGAGGTTGCCACTGGCGCACTGCCGCACTGGGCCAGTGCACAGCGGGCTCGTGGTGGTCCCGTCATTGTAGATATACGGTGCGGCAGCGATGGCCGAGTTGAATCCCAAGAAAGCCGAGGACTGGTTGGACTCCGTGGTTCCGGTCTTGGCGGCGGCCTGGCCGCTGAAACCAGCAGCGCGTGCCGAGTCGGCGGCGGTGCCCTTTTCGGTATCGGCCGTCATGTTGTTTTCCAGCGCCTTGGCCACTTCCTTGCCCACTGCGCGCTCGCACGGCGTGTGCTTGAGGTAGACCTCGTTGCCGTGGGAGTCCGTGACCTCCTCGATGGGGTTCGGTTCGCACCACATGCCTTGCGAGGCCACCGTCGCGCCCACGTTGGACAGCTCCAGCGCGTTCACTGCCGTGGGGCCGAGCGTGAAGGAGCCCAGGTTGGATTCCTTGATGTGGTCGGCGATGGAAGTTTCGCCGTCGTAGCTGCCGGGTTCTTCATAAGAACGCAGCCCGAGCTTAACGGCGATGTCGACTTGACGCTCGACGCCCAGTTGCTCGGTGAGCTGGATGAAAGGGGTATTGGGGGAGTAAGCCAGCGTGTCCTGCATGGTCATCGTGGGGGCGTAGTTGCCGGAGTTTTCCACGCAGTACTTGTTGGGCGGGCAGTTAGCAGCGCCGCCGTATCCTAGCCCTTCCGCCTCGTAGCGCTTCGGCACAGCTAGCTTGTCCTTGATGCCGTAGCCTGCCTCCAAAGCCGCTGCGGCGGTAAAGAGCTTGAACACCGAACCGGCGCCGTTGCCCACCAGCGAGTTCGGCTGGGGGAGGAGGGTTTCGTTGTTATCGAGGTCGAGCCCGTAGGTGCGCGATGAGACCATGGCCAGCACCTTGCGGGTGCTCGTGCCCGGCTGGACGACGTTCATGACCTCCGCCACGCCTTCCGCATCCGGGGCGGTATGGCTGCGCACCGCGTTGAGCGCTTGGTCCTGGACCTCAGGGTCAAGCGTGGTCTTGACGGTCAGGCCGCCGCGTGTCAGGTGCTCGCGGTCGATGCCCTTCTCGTTGAGGTACTCCAGCACGTAGTCGCAGAAGAAACCGCGATCGCCCGCGCCGATACAGCCGTTGGCCAGTGTGGCGGGGCTATCCAAGACACCCAGGGGTTCCTGGGCGAAGGAATCGGCGTCCTCCTGGGAGAGGGAACCGGTGTCGGCCATGGCCTGGAGCACCATGTTGCGGCGTTCGATGACGCCTTCCTCGTTGGTATAAGGGTTGAGATACTCCGAGGACTGCACCATGCCGGCGAGCATCGCTGCCTGCGGCACCGTGAGGTTCTCGGCACTCGTTCCGAAGTAGGTGCGGGCCGCAGCCTCAACGCCATAGGCGTGGTTACCAAAGGGCACGAGATTGAGGTAGTTGGCCAGAATCTCATCCTTGGAGAGCTTGGCGTCGATATCCGTGGCCATGCGCATCTCGCGCAGCTTGCGAGCCACGGACTGTTCCGTCGCGGCCTGACGTTCCTCGTCGGTCGTTGCATTGACCAAGAGGAGATAGTTCTTTACATACTGCTGGTCCAGCGTCGACGCACCCTGGGAGACACCGCCCGCGGCCAAGTTGGTCCACAAAGCGCGCAGATTGCCCTGCAGATCGACGCCCTCGTGCTCATAGAAACGGCGGTCCTCGATGGCCACGACCGCTTGCTTCATGGCGTCCGAGATTTCATCCGGCTGCACCGGATGGCGGCGTTGCTCGTAGATATAGGCAAGGGTGTTGCCCTTGGCATCCAAGATGGTGCTCACACCAGGGGCCTCGCCGTTGGTGAGATCCTGGATGTCCGATTGCATCGTGTCGTTCGTCCTGGCCACGGCAACGCCACTAACGCCGGCGACGGGGGCGATGGCCAGCGCGATGAGGATGCCGACCAGTGCTGTGGACAGGACGAGCTTTCCCAGGGATTTGATCACAGTCACCCTCCACACACTAGTGGTTCAGGTGCAGATCCGGGAGACCCCCCTAAAGTGTGACCTGTTAGACAGGGATACCGGTCTGTGAATAGACTTACCAATGGTACATAATATTCCGTCGAGTAGAGGGTTATTCACGATCTTCGGCTTCGGCGGGGGTGAGCTTGGAAGGAGTTACCTAGCCGTGACAGTCAGTGTCAAAGGTGCAGGACGGTCCACAATGCTAAAGAATGCCTCGTTAACTACTGAGCGTGGTGAGTGGGTTACCCAAGCTAAGTGCCGCAACGGCGACCCCGATGCACTTTTTGTGCGAGGTGCTGAGCAGCGAAAAGCTGCGGTGATTTGCCGCCACTGCCCAGTACTCAACGAGTGCCGTGCAGATGCTCTGGATAACCGCGTGGAGTTTGGCGTGTGGGGCGGCCTCACGGAGCGTCAGCGCCGCGCCCTTCTGCGCAAGAACCCGCACATCACTAGCTGGGCTCACTACCTTGCTGAGGGTGGCGAACTCATCGGTATTTAGTAGCATTGAATCCATGACTAAATGGGAATATGCCACCGCGCCGGTTCTTACGCACGCGACGAAACAAATCCTCGATTCCTGGGGTGAGGACGGCTGGGAGCTCGTCACCATCACCCCGGGCATGAACCCGGAGAATGTTGTCGCCTATTTCAAGCGCCCTCTGGAGGAATCCTAATGGGTGCGCTTGCCCGCCTTGAAGAGCTCGGCGTCGAGCTGCCTTC
Protein-coding regions in this window:
- a CDS encoding WhiB family transcriptional regulator gives rise to the protein MLKNASLTTERGEWVTQAKCRNGDPDALFVRGAEQRKAAVICRHCPVLNECRADALDNRVEFGVWGGLTERQRRALLRKNPHITSWAHYLAEGGELIGI
- a CDS encoding DUF4177 domain-containing protein; its protein translation is MTKWEYATAPVLTHATKQILDSWGEDGWELVTITPGMNPENVVAYFKRPLEES
- a CDS encoding transglycosylase domain-containing protein, whose product is MTVIKSLGKLVLSTALVGILIALAIAPVAGVSGVAVARTNDTMQSDIQDLTNGEAPGVSTILDAKGNTLAYIYEQRRHPVQPDEISDAMKQAVVAIEDRRFYEHEGVDLQGNLRALWTNLAAGGVSQGASTLDQQYVKNYLLLVNATTDEERQAATEQSVARKLREMRMATDIDAKLSKDEILANYLNLVPFGNHAYGVEAAARTYFGTSAENLTVPQAAMLAGMVQSSEYLNPYTNEEGVIERRNMVLQAMADTGSLSQEDADSFAQEPLGVLDSPATLANGCIGAGDRGFFCDYVLEYLNEKGIDREHLTRGGLTVKTTLDPEVQDQALNAVRSHTAPDAEGVAEVMNVVQPGTSTRKVLAMVSSRTYGLDLDNNETLLPQPNSLVGNGAGSVFKLFTAAAALEAGYGIKDKLAVPKRYEAEGLGYGGAANCPPNKYCVENSGNYAPTMTMQDTLAYSPNTPFIQLTEQLGVERQVDIAVKLGLRSYEEPGSYDGETSIADHIKESNLGSFTLGPTAVNALELSNVGATVASQGMWCEPNPIEEVTDSHGNEVYLKHTPCERAVGKEVAKALENNMTADTEKGTAADSARAAGFSGQAAAKTGTTESNQSSAFLGFNSAIAAAPYIYNDGTTTSPLCTGPVRQCASGNLFGGKEPAATFYTMAARVPAAQKGTVPDYDRAYDSGTVSPLIDGLKGKPESQARSALEKAGFVVKTTEVPAPGVGYGKVVRVITGASGAKKGSEVTLQLSDGSASDSSSANSDQAAWDSTYGAPPAPSGDGAGTGGGQPSQSEPLFSQEDVDRFTNDVRSFFGL
- a CDS encoding GatB/YqeY domain-containing protein — translated: MSELKETIRADLKTSMKAKDKARTSAIRSLLSAIQAEETTGSRHEITDEDILKVIAREIKKRRESAEVYAENGRPELAEEELADVPFFEAYQPEQLDDDSLNTLVAESIAEVEKDSGEPVTIKQMGNVMKVATAKAAGRADGKRLSTAVKAALN